In one Pseudomonas fitomaticsae genomic region, the following are encoded:
- a CDS encoding dermonecrotic toxin domain-containing protein, which yields MQASNGQIAAHTPLNPPEHYEPLRNAFPEWLGKASAGRRLALKHNRRTLSDKIKKAPKTQHAELRALIAQRMSVQNDIDRTLEQLQDAYAYAEPILNQALKSRFSLDVDVRNTFLHLYIPVKTPGFPITIGSRTWTVSLLDAALHNFEENETEADAYSSESTFTTRPSPSGQFETLPQIKARMSIAAFARLCRDLDIGGRYKTHLEKNLGIDDPVAGASLRQRIDANEKTALQAALHMAKMSGDVSEPYVSLIGGLLDDLQGMRVNGQTLLCHDLSMMSSKLTGIVLFAPDLQQARTPVRVVAYVPDDPEHPVKEYASTADMMRELTRQLRNPEYQKFFSRFVAHDQRGYFFADLGQRLSRVKWHPTEPGSSLPAWRDTPVDKPNLQFAATPIEGSLLDQLYQRKLNKILNDAATIAVPTATVDRNARWAIWDSFTRIASSILEIASFVLMPFVPFLGEMMMAYITYQLLDELFTCYVDLAEGLTTEACEHYFAALESMIQLGAFGVGSGIAMAELPKVLPPEVVAFMDRFQPVKLRNGKTLYWKPDLKPYQRPFTPAADSSPDAQGLHLLDGKKLLPADQACYAVSDHEHPGKLRIEHPTDPDTYQPIVRHNGEGAFHTELENPLQWDRATALRRIGPRMEPFAPARRERILQVSGYTEDGLRKMHVNQERVPPLLADTIERFKIDQDLQTFIQQLSSDDPTEYRMADPLIQLQLLNEQGLWPANRRLRLLNARGETIWQSSSDAQLPLTDIHQGQLTDGDLLKTLLESLSEPEKNTLLDEEFGQMLALEARTRRLRARLARIADQQRPNLFEKRYQSLQHRDAPLVKQVARHVPQLPVRITEELIHTATGTELLQLAEGQFPQRQQDLSETATHELRITRAYEGLELDSVSNPDSGTLALHSLQQLPGWSTDVRLEVRAQSRAGRLLDSTGPMEAPIQKVLVLKSDGLWQPYDEQGLELLGLSDFYTAVLQALPDAQRQALNLQIGEGEKLRQAIRDNPLPRSELRLAILPDSVPAPAVDALRLLGTDGYSRNPPPPLQTPRTLENRIRQIYPRMSEADRLAMARRLENHPGGAIAELSRLQLEYAQLDSDLNQWTFDLPKINPADGTRISDDQRMVAIRDRQTFAHALRICWRREMRGLNGYEMHFSQPIVGALPALTADFSHVVDLELVGSGGPGAVNAFLERFQGLVRMDLRNFDLHNLPPRLANLPHLKQLTLQRCGVVLTPENQSLLSSFNELTALSLTNNPLGTTVDFSTLPNLSHLDLSSTGISEVPPGLLSHPRLISVWLADNQITTLPEPFFEQPAATTAGYDFFGNPLSSATREKVKIYFNRTGSDLGIRPDQGDINRTKALFTDLNDRQSSELIYSLPGSLAQGRLQLERWESEIARLTTDLATWSRNTPNRNPVTGEILTPDEHANQFFEREIFAGRIERLWRHRSTAHPLTRADTFSAQASFMGDMPTLMADFSHITAMSLNGNKQINATSAFFQSFPRLKRLILHDFALDQLPQTLTGLPALEILLLKNCGVTFTGELQIALASMHELESLELPGNPLVDAPDVGSLTKLTYLDLSRTGISQVPDGLPGHPRLRTAIVSDNRISELPEALFEMPASASEGFDFSGNPLSDDTLERIKRHSRETGVDFAVLAEPADIEAIQALFPGLDREEASDVFYGLPGDLEHGRRQLRHWKAELEQLTADLAQWKMAIPQTHPVTHHPFTPPEFLAEHSARTTFAERLQKLWRTRLPDNPRQRGDSLIASLTFSGELPGLTTDFSHIRALSLTGNPAVSNIDGFLQPFSTLRHLELHDFSLGQNPLTALHIPSLERLVLENCGFTLTPQSQANLSSLGSLHYLNLNHNPLGQSPTLKTLPALLQLHMTDSGISSLPDGLFDHPRLLSAFFDRNQIRELPDILFRIDARPPRQISLADNPLSSAMRERIKRCYRQFRLSFGVSMPQEDLERIRELFPPLDDEDANRVLYLLEGTLADGRTQIEHWEAELRQLEEDLDQWVTEIPQRYPGSDLALTQSDRAAEFASRTTFRLEIEAFWRQRSAVNPESRAAALNLNAEFIGELPALSADFAHVTTLSIIGNPQLRIGTEFLRGFTGLDSLELRDLALAEVPPALTGMPDLQQLVLSNCGVVLNDEGSVALHSLKQLLRLDLYNNPLGRLPDIRRLPSLEFLDLSNTGISALPQGLLDAPGLETAILSGNRLTELPVEIFDLPVSVTNGFDFGNNPLNALTRERIKTYFRGTGENLGVLAEPADIARVQTLYPALSDEQASTFLYHLEGSLADGRLELARREAELGQLLGDLAAWESEIPEHRSNGQPLTQDERLAEEQNRAQLREALLSCWRKTPVEGSDVGDHDFTFRLTIQGELPTLSADFGHVSDLYLANTHDESPRVGRFLEAFPNLVSIDIRGYGLTHIPEAIFRMKRLNTLSLPACNLTLSPRDVAGLANLDGLDLLHLHDNPLGLTPDLSNLQGLTDLDLSTTGIREIPKGVLENFNWMEVDLSGNEISEIPDELMEVPAYVGDRYDLRGNPFSAQAMQRIRAYYQETGMTLNVDGVLEHPPVRSRPSVEIED from the coding sequence ATGCAGGCATCCAACGGACAGATTGCAGCCCACACACCGCTCAATCCCCCCGAGCACTACGAACCCCTCAGAAACGCTTTCCCGGAATGGCTCGGCAAAGCCTCGGCCGGCCGCCGCCTGGCCCTGAAGCACAATCGCCGCACGCTCTCCGACAAAATCAAGAAAGCACCAAAAACGCAGCATGCGGAATTGAGAGCCCTCATCGCCCAGCGCATGAGCGTGCAGAACGACATCGACCGGACACTGGAGCAACTGCAGGACGCCTACGCCTATGCCGAGCCGATCCTGAATCAGGCGCTGAAGAGCAGATTCAGTCTGGACGTGGATGTCAGGAACACATTCCTGCACCTCTACATCCCGGTGAAAACACCCGGATTTCCGATCACTATCGGCAGTCGGACCTGGACGGTGTCACTGCTTGATGCAGCGCTGCACAACTTCGAAGAAAACGAAACCGAAGCTGACGCTTACTCCAGCGAGTCGACCTTCACGACCAGACCATCACCGTCAGGTCAGTTCGAAACCCTGCCGCAGATAAAGGCACGCATGAGCATCGCGGCGTTCGCCCGCCTGTGTCGGGACCTGGACATCGGCGGCCGCTATAAAACGCATCTTGAAAAAAATCTGGGTATCGACGACCCCGTCGCCGGTGCGTCGCTGCGTCAGCGCATCGACGCCAACGAAAAGACCGCCCTCCAGGCCGCCCTGCACATGGCGAAAATGAGTGGCGACGTCAGCGAGCCGTATGTGAGCCTGATCGGCGGCTTACTCGACGATTTGCAAGGCATGCGAGTCAATGGTCAGACGCTGCTTTGCCATGACCTGAGCATGATGTCGTCGAAGCTGACCGGTATCGTTCTCTTCGCACCGGATCTGCAGCAGGCACGCACCCCGGTCAGGGTGGTGGCCTATGTGCCGGACGATCCCGAGCATCCGGTCAAGGAATACGCCTCGACCGCAGACATGATGCGCGAGCTGACACGTCAGCTGCGCAACCCGGAGTATCAGAAATTCTTCAGCCGCTTCGTGGCCCATGACCAGCGCGGGTATTTTTTCGCCGACCTCGGACAACGCCTGAGCCGGGTGAAATGGCACCCCACGGAACCCGGCAGCTCATTGCCGGCGTGGCGAGACACGCCTGTCGACAAGCCCAATCTGCAATTTGCCGCCACGCCCATCGAGGGCTCGCTGCTGGATCAGCTTTATCAACGAAAGCTGAACAAAATCCTCAATGACGCGGCAACGATCGCAGTCCCGACCGCCACGGTCGACCGCAATGCCCGGTGGGCGATATGGGACTCCTTCACCAGGATTGCCTCTTCGATCCTTGAAATCGCCTCGTTCGTACTGATGCCGTTCGTGCCGTTTCTGGGCGAAATGATGATGGCGTACATCACCTACCAATTGCTTGACGAGCTCTTCACATGCTACGTCGACCTGGCTGAAGGACTCACCACCGAAGCTTGCGAACACTACTTTGCCGCACTGGAATCCATGATCCAGCTCGGTGCATTCGGAGTCGGTAGCGGCATTGCCATGGCGGAACTGCCCAAGGTATTGCCGCCCGAAGTGGTGGCGTTCATGGATCGCTTCCAGCCGGTGAAACTGCGCAATGGCAAGACCCTGTACTGGAAGCCGGATCTGAAACCCTATCAGCGCCCATTCACCCCTGCGGCCGATTCCAGTCCCGACGCACAAGGCCTGCACCTGCTCGACGGAAAAAAACTGTTGCCTGCCGATCAGGCCTGCTACGCCGTCAGCGATCACGAACATCCCGGCAAGCTGCGCATCGAGCACCCCACCGATCCGGACACCTATCAGCCGATTGTGCGGCACAACGGCGAAGGTGCGTTTCATACCGAGCTGGAAAACCCGCTGCAATGGGACCGCGCCACCGCATTGCGACGTATCGGCCCACGCATGGAACCGTTTGCTCCGGCGAGACGCGAGCGGATTTTGCAAGTCAGTGGTTACACCGAAGACGGATTACGCAAAATGCACGTCAACCAGGAGCGTGTGCCACCGTTGCTGGCCGATACCATCGAACGCTTCAAGATCGATCAAGACCTGCAGACCTTCATACAACAGCTCTCCAGCGACGACCCGACCGAGTACCGAATGGCCGATCCGTTGATTCAGCTGCAACTGCTCAACGAGCAGGGCTTGTGGCCTGCCAACCGGCGACTGCGCTTGCTCAACGCCCGAGGCGAAACGATCTGGCAATCCTCCAGTGATGCGCAACTTCCGCTGACAGACATTCACCAGGGCCAGCTGACCGATGGTGATCTGCTCAAGACCCTGCTGGAATCCCTCAGCGAGCCCGAAAAAAACACGCTGCTCGACGAAGAATTCGGGCAGATGCTTGCCCTTGAAGCACGCACCCGGCGTCTGCGCGCCAGGCTCGCCCGGATCGCCGATCAACAGCGCCCGAACCTGTTCGAAAAACGCTATCAGTCACTTCAGCACCGCGATGCTCCACTGGTAAAGCAGGTGGCCCGACATGTGCCGCAACTCCCCGTCAGAATCACCGAAGAACTCATACACACCGCCACGGGTACCGAGCTGCTGCAACTGGCTGAAGGGCAATTTCCGCAGCGTCAGCAAGATCTTTCCGAAACCGCCACGCACGAACTGCGCATCACCCGTGCCTACGAGGGGCTTGAGCTGGACTCGGTGAGCAACCCCGATTCCGGCACCCTGGCCCTGCACAGCCTTCAACAGTTACCGGGCTGGTCAACAGACGTACGTCTGGAAGTCCGCGCGCAGTCCCGGGCAGGACGATTACTCGACAGCACCGGTCCCATGGAGGCGCCCATCCAGAAAGTACTGGTGCTCAAGTCCGATGGTCTCTGGCAGCCATACGACGAACAGGGACTGGAACTGCTTGGCCTCAGCGATTTCTACACAGCGGTTCTGCAAGCCCTGCCGGACGCGCAACGACAAGCATTGAACCTGCAGATCGGCGAAGGTGAAAAGCTCAGGCAAGCCATCCGTGACAATCCACTGCCCCGCTCCGAACTGCGACTGGCGATCTTGCCCGACTCTGTCCCGGCACCTGCCGTGGATGCCCTGCGCTTGCTGGGTACCGATGGTTACTCACGCAATCCGCCACCACCCCTGCAAACACCCCGCACGCTGGAAAACCGGATCAGACAGATCTATCCGAGAATGTCCGAGGCCGATCGGCTCGCCATGGCCCGACGACTTGAAAACCACCCGGGCGGCGCAATCGCCGAGCTGTCCCGGCTGCAACTGGAATACGCACAACTCGATAGCGACCTCAATCAATGGACGTTCGACCTCCCGAAGATCAACCCGGCAGACGGAACCCGGATATCGGACGACCAGCGGATGGTCGCCATCCGCGATCGCCAGACGTTCGCCCACGCTCTGCGCATCTGCTGGCGCAGAGAAATGCGCGGCCTCAATGGTTACGAAATGCATTTTTCCCAGCCGATCGTCGGCGCTCTGCCCGCCCTGACCGCAGACTTCAGCCATGTCGTCGATCTGGAACTGGTCGGCAGCGGTGGACCGGGCGCCGTGAACGCTTTTCTTGAACGATTCCAGGGACTGGTGCGCATGGATCTGCGCAATTTCGACCTGCACAATCTGCCACCGCGCCTGGCGAACCTCCCACACCTGAAACAGCTGACACTGCAACGTTGCGGTGTCGTCCTGACGCCGGAAAACCAGTCGCTGCTGTCATCCTTCAACGAGTTGACCGCGCTGAGCCTGACCAACAATCCGCTGGGCACCACGGTCGATTTCAGCACGTTGCCGAACCTGTCTCACCTTGACCTTTCCAGCACCGGGATCTCCGAAGTCCCGCCCGGATTGCTGAGTCACCCGCGCCTTATCAGCGTGTGGCTCGCCGATAACCAGATCACCACGCTCCCCGAGCCCTTTTTCGAACAGCCTGCTGCGACCACCGCCGGGTACGATTTTTTCGGCAATCCGCTTTCCAGTGCGACGCGGGAAAAAGTGAAGATCTATTTCAACCGGACCGGCAGCGACCTGGGCATTCGCCCCGATCAAGGGGATATCAACCGCACCAAGGCACTGTTTACCGACCTGAATGATCGTCAATCCAGCGAGCTGATTTACAGCCTGCCCGGTTCGCTGGCTCAAGGCCGACTTCAACTGGAACGATGGGAAAGCGAAATAGCCCGACTGACCACCGACCTGGCCACATGGTCACGAAACACGCCGAATCGCAATCCCGTTACAGGGGAGATACTGACTCCTGACGAACATGCCAATCAGTTTTTCGAGCGGGAGATATTTGCCGGCCGGATTGAACGGCTATGGCGTCACCGCTCGACCGCACATCCGCTGACAAGGGCAGACACATTCTCGGCACAGGCCTCGTTCATGGGGGACATGCCCACATTGATGGCAGATTTCAGCCATATCACCGCCATGTCCCTGAACGGAAACAAGCAGATCAATGCCACCTCGGCCTTCTTCCAAAGCTTCCCCCGATTGAAACGCCTGATACTGCACGACTTCGCACTTGATCAGTTACCACAGACACTCACTGGCCTGCCGGCGCTTGAGATACTGCTTCTGAAAAATTGCGGTGTGACCTTCACGGGCGAGCTGCAGATCGCACTGGCGTCAATGCACGAGCTGGAATCCCTCGAGCTGCCTGGCAACCCGTTGGTTGACGCGCCTGATGTCGGCAGCCTGACCAAGCTGACCTATCTGGATCTCTCTCGAACGGGCATCAGTCAGGTACCGGACGGCCTGCCCGGCCACCCGAGATTGCGTACAGCCATCGTCAGTGACAATCGAATCAGCGAGCTGCCCGAGGCCCTGTTTGAAATGCCCGCCTCCGCCAGTGAAGGATTCGACTTCTCAGGCAATCCGCTGAGCGACGACACACTTGAAAGGATCAAGCGTCATTCCCGAGAAACCGGCGTGGATTTCGCGGTGCTCGCCGAGCCCGCAGACATCGAGGCCATCCAGGCACTGTTTCCCGGCCTGGACCGCGAGGAGGCCAGTGATGTGTTCTATGGACTGCCTGGGGACCTGGAGCACGGACGGCGTCAGCTCAGGCACTGGAAAGCGGAGCTTGAGCAACTCACCGCCGACCTGGCGCAATGGAAAATGGCGATTCCCCAGACTCATCCAGTCACCCACCACCCCTTCACTCCCCCGGAGTTCCTCGCGGAACACTCGGCAAGAACAACGTTTGCCGAACGATTGCAAAAACTGTGGCGCACTCGATTACCGGACAATCCCAGACAACGGGGGGATTCACTGATCGCCAGTCTGACCTTCAGCGGCGAGCTGCCCGGCCTGACGACAGACTTCAGCCACATCCGCGCGCTCTCACTCACTGGCAATCCGGCGGTCAGCAACATTGACGGATTTCTTCAGCCCTTCTCCACCTTGCGCCACCTGGAACTGCACGATTTCAGCCTTGGGCAAAACCCGCTGACCGCCCTGCACATTCCCTCTCTGGAACGACTGGTTCTGGAAAATTGCGGATTTACGCTAACCCCACAAAGCCAAGCGAACCTGTCGTCTCTCGGCAGCCTGCATTACCTCAACCTGAACCACAATCCACTGGGGCAATCACCCACCCTCAAAACCCTGCCGGCACTGCTTCAACTGCACATGACCGACAGCGGCATTTCGAGCCTGCCTGACGGCCTGTTCGATCACCCCCGTCTGCTCTCTGCATTCTTCGATCGCAACCAGATCCGCGAACTGCCCGACATCCTCTTCAGAATCGACGCCCGGCCACCCCGGCAGATCAGCCTTGCCGACAACCCACTGTCATCTGCCATGCGCGAACGCATCAAACGTTGTTACCGGCAGTTCAGGCTGAGCTTTGGTGTTTCGATGCCACAGGAAGACCTCGAGCGGATCCGCGAACTGTTCCCGCCTCTGGACGATGAAGATGCCAACCGAGTGCTGTACCTGCTCGAGGGAACACTTGCTGACGGCCGGACGCAAATTGAGCACTGGGAAGCTGAACTACGGCAGCTTGAAGAGGACCTTGACCAATGGGTAACCGAGATCCCGCAACGCTATCCGGGCAGTGACCTTGCACTGACCCAAAGCGACCGCGCCGCAGAGTTCGCGAGCCGCACGACGTTTCGCCTGGAGATCGAAGCGTTCTGGCGCCAAAGGTCTGCGGTAAACCCGGAATCGAGAGCTGCTGCCCTCAACCTGAACGCGGAATTCATCGGTGAGCTGCCAGCCTTGAGCGCAGACTTCGCTCACGTCACGACGCTGTCGATCATCGGCAATCCTCAGCTACGGATCGGTACGGAGTTCCTGCGCGGCTTCACCGGCCTCGATTCGCTTGAACTGCGCGACCTGGCACTGGCAGAGGTTCCGCCGGCACTGACCGGAATGCCGGATCTGCAACAACTGGTTCTGAGTAACTGCGGGGTCGTGCTGAATGACGAGGGCAGCGTCGCACTGCATTCGCTGAAGCAACTGCTCAGGCTCGATCTCTACAATAATCCGCTGGGCCGGTTGCCCGACATCCGGAGGCTGCCGTCCCTGGAGTTTCTCGACCTATCCAACACCGGAATTTCAGCACTGCCTCAAGGTTTGCTGGACGCTCCCGGACTGGAAACGGCAATCCTCAGCGGCAATCGCCTCACCGAACTGCCCGTAGAGATCTTCGACCTGCCCGTCTCCGTCACCAACGGTTTTGACTTCGGCAACAATCCACTGAACGCGCTCACCCGAGAGCGCATCAAGACCTACTTTCGCGGGACCGGGGAAAACCTCGGCGTACTGGCCGAGCCGGCAGATATCGCCCGCGTCCAGACGCTTTATCCGGCGCTGAGCGATGAACAGGCCAGCACTTTTCTCTACCACCTCGAAGGCTCACTGGCCGATGGTCGACTCGAACTGGCCCGACGGGAAGCCGAACTCGGACAATTGCTGGGCGATCTGGCAGCCTGGGAAAGCGAGATTCCCGAGCATCGCTCGAACGGTCAGCCACTCACACAGGACGAACGCCTGGCGGAGGAGCAAAACAGAGCGCAGCTCAGGGAAGCGTTGCTGTCTTGCTGGCGTAAAACACCTGTAGAAGGCTCGGATGTGGGTGATCACGATTTCACGTTCAGATTGACGATACAGGGAGAACTGCCGACGCTGAGTGCCGACTTCGGTCACGTTTCGGACCTGTACCTGGCAAACACTCATGATGAATCGCCACGGGTCGGACGATTTCTCGAAGCATTCCCCAATCTCGTCAGCATCGATATTCGAGGCTACGGCCTGACCCATATCCCCGAAGCCATTTTCCGGATGAAACGGCTCAACACCTTGAGCCTGCCGGCATGCAACCTCACGCTGTCACCCCGTGATGTGGCCGGGCTGGCGAATCTGGACGGTCTGGATCTGCTGCACCTGCATGACAATCCGCTCGGGCTGACGCCTGACCTCAGCAACCTGCAGGGGCTTACCGATCTGGACCTGAGCACCACCGGCATTCGCGAAATCCCGAAGGGCGTGCTCGAAAACTTCAACTGGATGGAGGTGGATCTGTCGGGCAATGAAATCAGCGAAATACCGGACGAATTGATGGAGGTACCGGCGTATGTCGGTGATCGCTACGACTTGCGCGGCAATCCCTTCTCCGCTCAGGCCATGCAGCGCATTCGGGCTTATTACCAGGAGACGGGCATGACGCTGAACGTTGACGGCGTGCTCGAGCATCCGCCGGTGCGCAGTCGCCCCAGTGTCGAGATCGAGGATTAA
- the argR gene encoding transcriptional regulator ArgR, translated as MTAHRIGFLIWPSTKALTLALAEEALRVAQRVHPDVVYELSFLQAEAPTEGEWQLPGEPWAGKLENFQKLFLLADEPPTTLAPALSSALKQLVRAGCVIGGLSAGVYPLAQLGLLDGYRAAVHWRWQDDFAERFPKVIATSHLFDWDRDRLTACGGMSVLDLLLAVLARDHGAELAGAVSEELVVERIREGGERQRIPLQNRLGSSHPKLTQAVLLMEANIEEPLTTDEIAQHVCVSRRQLERIFKQYLNRVPSQYYLELRLNKARQMLMQTSKSIIQIGLSCGFSSGPHFSSAYRNFFGATPREDRNQRRSSSPFELSSVPPERG; from the coding sequence ATGACTGCCCATCGAATTGGTTTCCTGATTTGGCCCAGCACTAAAGCTCTGACTTTGGCGCTGGCAGAGGAGGCCTTGCGTGTTGCCCAGCGTGTGCATCCGGACGTGGTTTACGAGTTGTCGTTCCTGCAGGCCGAAGCACCGACCGAAGGTGAATGGCAACTGCCTGGCGAACCGTGGGCCGGCAAACTCGAAAACTTCCAGAAACTGTTCCTGCTCGCTGATGAGCCACCGACCACGTTGGCGCCGGCACTCAGCAGCGCGCTCAAACAACTGGTGCGTGCCGGTTGTGTGATCGGCGGTCTGTCGGCGGGTGTGTATCCGTTGGCGCAACTCGGTCTGCTCGACGGTTACCGCGCGGCGGTGCACTGGCGCTGGCAGGACGATTTCGCCGAGCGCTTCCCGAAAGTCATCGCCACCAGCCATCTGTTCGACTGGGATCGCGATCGCCTGACGGCCTGCGGCGGCATGTCGGTACTCGATCTGTTGCTGGCGGTGCTGGCCCGTGATCACGGTGCGGAACTGGCCGGCGCGGTCTCCGAAGAACTGGTGGTCGAACGCATCCGCGAAGGCGGCGAGCGTCAGCGCATTCCATTGCAGAACCGTCTCGGCTCCAGCCATCCGAAGCTCACCCAGGCGGTACTGCTGATGGAAGCGAACATCGAAGAGCCGCTGACCACCGACGAAATCGCCCAGCATGTGTGCGTGTCCCGTCGCCAACTGGAGCGGATCTTCAAGCAATACCTCAACCGCGTGCCGAGCCAGTACTACCTGGAACTGCGCCTGAACAAGGCCCGGCAGATGTTGATGCAGACCAGCAAGTCGATCATCCAGATCGGCCTGTCGTGCGGGTTCTCCTCGGGGCCGCATTTCTCCAGCGCCTATCGCAACTTCTTCGGCGCCACGCCACGGGAAGACCGCAACCAGCGGCGCAGCAGCAGTCCTTTCGAACTGTCGTCAGTGCCGCCGGAGCGCGGCTGA
- a CDS encoding ABC transporter ATP-binding protein, which yields MYKLEVQDLHKRYGSHEVLKGVSLKAAAGDVISIIGSSGSGKSTFLRCINLLEQPHAGKILLNNEELKLVANKDGALKAADPKQLQRMRSRLSMVFQHFNLWSHMTALENIMEAPVHVLGVSKAEAREKAEHYLNKVGVAHRKDAFPGHMSGGEQQRVAIARALAMEPEVMLFDEPTSALDPELVGDVLKVMQALAQEGRTMVVVTHEMGFAREVSNQLVFLHKGVVEESGNPREVLVNPQSERLQQFLSGSLK from the coding sequence ATGTACAAACTTGAAGTCCAAGACCTGCATAAACGCTATGGCAGTCACGAAGTGCTCAAGGGCGTTTCCCTGAAAGCGGCCGCCGGCGATGTGATCAGCATCATCGGCTCCAGTGGCTCCGGCAAAAGTACTTTCCTGCGCTGCATCAACCTGCTCGAGCAGCCGCACGCAGGCAAGATCCTGCTCAACAACGAAGAGTTGAAGTTGGTAGCGAACAAGGACGGCGCGCTGAAAGCCGCTGATCCGAAACAGCTGCAACGCATGCGTTCGCGCCTGTCGATGGTGTTCCAGCACTTCAACCTGTGGTCGCACATGACCGCGCTGGAAAACATCATGGAAGCGCCGGTTCACGTGCTGGGCGTGTCCAAGGCTGAAGCCCGCGAGAAAGCCGAGCACTACCTGAACAAGGTCGGCGTGGCCCATCGTAAGGATGCGTTCCCGGGGCACATGTCCGGTGGCGAGCAGCAGCGTGTGGCGATTGCCCGTGCGCTGGCGATGGAACCGGAAGTGATGCTGTTCGACGAACCGACTTCGGCCCTCGACCCGGAACTGGTCGGCGACGTGCTGAAAGTCATGCAGGCCCTCGCTCAGGAAGGCCGGACCATGGTGGTGGTAACCCACGAAATGGGCTTCGCCCGTGAAGTGTCGAATCAACTGGTGTTCCTGCACAAAGGCGTCGTCGAAGAAAGCGGCAACCCGCGTGAAGTGCTGGTCAATCCGCAGTCGGAACGTTTGCAACAATTCCTCTCGGGCAGCCTCAAGTAA
- a CDS encoding succinylglutamate desuccinylase/aspartoacylase family protein, which translates to MERIDHVLPWSHLGSERRISVFRFGSGERKAYIQASLHADELPGMRTAWELKKRLGELEAKGQLNGVIELVPVANPLGLGQLLQGNHQGRFEAGSGKNFNRDFVELSAPVAATLEGQLGDDPHANIRMIRQAMADHLAALPEAGSQLQGMQRILLQHAATADVVLDLHCDCEAALHMYALPQHWPQWRSLAAHLDVKVGLLAEDSGGSSFDEACSLPWLRLSRLFPDAQIPLACLATTVELGGQADTTPAQAEAWAEGILAFLAEQGLIRGEWPSAVREPCEGMPFEGTELLLPPHPGVVSFLRKPGEWVEAGDKIFEVIDPLSDRVSTVCAGTSGVLFAIERLRYAQPGFWLAKVAGRDALRDGPLLND; encoded by the coding sequence ATGGAACGCATCGACCACGTTCTGCCGTGGAGCCACCTGGGCAGCGAGCGCCGGATCTCGGTGTTTCGCTTCGGCAGCGGCGAGCGCAAGGCCTACATCCAGGCCAGCCTCCACGCGGACGAACTGCCCGGCATGCGCACCGCCTGGGAACTGAAAAAGCGCCTCGGCGAACTCGAAGCCAAGGGCCAGCTCAACGGCGTCATCGAACTGGTGCCCGTGGCCAACCCGCTGGGTCTCGGCCAGTTGCTGCAAGGCAACCATCAGGGGCGTTTCGAGGCCGGCAGCGGCAAGAATTTCAACCGTGATTTCGTCGAGCTCAGCGCCCCGGTGGCCGCTACGCTTGAAGGACAACTCGGTGATGATCCGCACGCCAACATCCGTATGATCCGCCAGGCAATGGCCGATCACCTGGCCGCATTGCCCGAGGCCGGCAGCCAGTTGCAAGGCATGCAGCGCATCCTGCTGCAACATGCCGCCACCGCCGATGTGGTGCTGGATCTGCATTGCGACTGCGAAGCCGCGCTGCACATGTACGCCTTGCCGCAGCACTGGCCGCAGTGGCGTTCGCTCGCCGCGCATCTGGATGTGAAGGTCGGCCTGCTGGCGGAAGACTCCGGTGGCAGCTCGTTCGACGAGGCTTGCTCGTTGCCGTGGCTGCGTCTGTCGCGCCTGTTCCCGGACGCGCAGATTCCATTGGCGTGCCTGGCGACCACCGTTGAACTGGGTGGTCAGGCTGACACCACACCAGCGCAAGCCGAAGCCTGGGCGGAAGGGATCCTGGCATTCCTCGCCGAACAAGGCCTGATCCGTGGCGAGTGGCCGAGCGCCGTGCGCGAACCGTGCGAAGGCATGCCGTTCGAAGGCACCGAATTGCTGCTGCCGCCGCACCCCGGCGTGGTGAGTTTTCTGCGCAAGCCCGGCGAGTGGGTTGAAGCCGGTGACAAGATTTTCGAAGTGATCGATCCGCTGTCGGATCGGGTCAGCACGGTGTGTGCTGGTACGTCCGGGGTGCTGTTTGCCATTGAGCGGCTGCGTTACGCCCAACCCGGTTTCTGGCTGGCCAAAGTGGCGGGGCGCGATGCGCTGCGCGACGGCCCTTTGCTCAACGACTGA